One Isoptericola dokdonensis DS-3 genomic window, TGGTCGCGCAGCAGGTACTGCATCCCCTGGACGGCAGGCCCCTCGTCGCCGGTCCCGATCGCGCGCCACGGCTCCACGTTCATCCTGCCCCCTCGATGCCTCTCCGGGAGGGAGCGGGGGCGCACCGCCGCTGATACCCGGTCCGGGAGCGCCGAGGGGGCGACACACCCCCTGGCGACTGGCAGGATCGAGGCATGCACCCTCGCGCCGGTCAGGTAGCCCTCCCCGAAGACCTCATCGACGTCGACCAGGTGGTCGGCGCGTACTACGACCGCACCCCCGACGTCGACGACCCGGCCCAGCAGGTCGTGTTCGGCACGTCCGGCCACCGCGGCTCCTCGCTGGACTCCGCGTTCAACGAGGCCCACATCGCCGCGATCACCCAGGCGATCGTGGAGTACCGCGCAGCCCAGGGCACGGACGGTCCGCTGTTCATCGGCCGGGACACGCACGCCCTGTCGCTGCCGGCGTGGCAGACCGCGCTGGAGGTGCTGGCCGCCGCGGGCGTCACCGTCATGGTCGACGCCCGGGACTCGTTCACCCCGACCCCGGCGGTGTCGCAGTCGATCCTCATCCACAACGGGGCGGCCACGGACGAGGGGGTGCGCACCTCCGGCCCCGGCCTGGCGGACGGCATCGTGGTGACGCCGTCCCACAACCCCCCGCGTGACGGCGGCTTCAAGTACAACCCGCCGCACGGCGGCCCGGCCGGGTCGGAGGCGACGGGCTGGATCGCGGACCGCGCGAACGAGATCCTGCGCGGCGGCGGCCTGGCGTCGGTGCGCCGTGTGTCGCTCGAGGACGCGCTGGCCGCAGGCACGACGCACCGCCACGACTTCCTGTCGACCTACGTGGACGACCTGTCGAACGTCCTCGACCTGGAGGCGATCCGCGGTGCCGGGGTGCGGATCGGCGCCGACCCGCTCGGTGGCGCATCGGTGGAGTACTGGGGGGCGATCGGCGAGCGGTACGGCCTCGACCTGACCGTGGTGAACCCGCAGGTCGACCCCCGGTGGGCGTTCATGACGCTCGACTGGGACGGCAAGATCCGGATGGACTGCTCGTCGCCGTCGGCGATGGCGTCCCTGGTGCACCAGATGCGGCCCGAGGGTGGCGGCGACGCCCCGTTCGACGTCGCGACGGGCAACGACGCCGACTCCGACCGCCACGGCATCGTCACGCCCGACGCGGGGCTGATGAACCCGAACCACTACCTCGCGGTCGCGATCCGGTACCTGTACGGCGGGGCGCGGCCCGACTGGCCGGCGGGTGCCGCGATCGGCAAGACGCTCGTGTCGTCGGCGCTGATCGACCGGGTCGCGGGCGACCTGGGACGCACCCTGACGGAGGTGCCGGTCGGCTTCAAGTGGTTCGTGCCCGGGCTGCTCACGGGCGAGGTCGGGTTCGGTGGCGAGGAGTCCGCGGGGGCGTCGTTCCTGCGCAAGGACGGCCGCGTCTGGTCGACCGACAAGGACGGCATCCTGCTCGCGCTGCTCGCGTCCGAGATCATCGCGACGACGGGGCGGACGCCGTCGGAGCACCACGCCGACCTCGTGGACCGGTACGGACAGTCCTGGTACGCCCGCATGGACGCCGCCGCGTCGCGCGAGCAGAAGGCGCGGCTCGCGGCCCTGTCCCCCGAGCAGGTCACCTCCACGACGCTCGCCGGCGCGGAGATCACCGCGAAGCTCACCGAGGCGCCCGGCAACGGCGCGTCGATCGGTGGCCTCAAGGTCACCACGGAGAACTCGTGGTTCGCCGCCCGGCCGTCCGGCACGGAGGACGTCTACAAGATCTACGCGGAGTCGTTCGTGTCCGCCGAGCACCTGGAGCAGGTGCAGGCCGAGGCCGAGCAGGTCGTGGGCGACGCCCTCGCCTGACCCGCTGCCGCGCGTGCCCCCGTCCGCTGCGGTCGGGGGCACGCGCGCGTCACGGCCGGTCGACCAGGAGGTCCTGCTGCTCCGGGTGCCGGGCGATGTACGCCTTGATGAACGGGCACAGCGGGACCACGCGCTCGCCGGCGGCCCGGACGGTGGCGAGCGCCCCGGCGGCCAGGGCGGAGCCGACGCCCTGCCCCTCGAACTCGGGCGACACCTCGGTGTGCGTGAAGGTGACGACGCCGTCGCGGCGCCGGTAGTAGGCGCCGCCCGCCTCGGTACCGTCGTCGAGCAGGGCGAGGAAGACGCGGCGGTCGGGGTCGTCGCGGACGGTCACGGCAGGTCGTGGGTCGGTCATCAGGCCATCGTGCCCTGGTGATCGTCCTCGGACCAGAGCACGTCCTGGGACTCGGGGTGCCGGTCGAACCACCGGGCGACGTACCAGCAGTCGGGCCGCACGCGCAGGTCGGCGGAGCGGGCGTCGTCGAGGACGTGGGCGACCAGGGCCGCGGCCACGCCGTGGCCGCGGAACTCCGGGACCACGACGGTGCTGGGGATGGTGACGACCTGGTCGGTGCACTCGTAGCGCAGGACCCCGACGACCCGGGCCTCGCCGTCGACGACGACGGACGCCTCGTACCGCTGGTGGTCCGCGTCGTGGCGGACGTCGATGTCGACGGTGGTGGTCACCCCAGGCAATCTACCCGCAACGGCCGACGGCGGGGCGGCCTCGGCGCCACGGAACGGCCGTGACGCAGCACGTGGCAGCCGAGCCCCCTGCGCTCTGCTGCCACGTCCGACGTGGCCTCCACGCTGCTCGATCGGTCCGACCCGTGCAAGGTCTCCCGGGGATTTCACCCGGGTGGTCAGGCGACGGTGGTGCCGAACGCGAGACCCAGCCCGTAGGTGACGGCGGCGGCACCGAACCCGATGACGAGCTGGCGCAGGGCGCGCGACACCGGCGACGTGCCGGACAGCAGTCCGGTGACGGCGCCGGTGACGGCGAGGCAGACACCGACGAGCACGCTCGCGACGACCACGGCCGTCATGCCCTCGAGGCCCAGCAGGTACGGCAGCACGGGCACGATCGCGCCCGACGCGAAGAAGCAGAAGCTGGAGATCGCGGCGCCCCACGCCGTGCCGTGGGTCTCGAGGTCGTCCCCGGCCGCCGCCTCGGCGTCGGCGTCGATGCCCTCGGTGACCCCCGTCGCCGCGAGGCGGGACAGCACGAGGTCGGCCCGCTGCTGCGCGTCGCCGGCGTCCATGCCGCGCGCCCGGTAGACGAGGGCGAGCTCGTTGGCGTCGACGTCGAGGTCGGGCAGGGCGCGGGCCGTCTCCGGGTCGGGGTTCGACGCCTCCAGCAGCTCGCGCTGGGACCGCACCGAGATGAACTCCCCCGCGCCCATGGACAGCGCCCCGGCCAGCAGGCCCGCGACGCCCGTGACGAGCACGGTGCCCGTCGCGACACCGGACGCCCCCACGCCGAGCACGAGGGCGAGGTTCGACACGAGGCCGTCGTTCGCGCCGAAGACGGCGGCGCGGAACGTCCCGGAGAGGCGGTTGCGGCCGCGCGTCGCCAGGGACCGCACGACCTCCTCGTGGATCTGCTCGTCCGCCGCCATCCGCGCCGTCGCGTGCTCCTCGCGCCCGTACACCGAGCGGGCCTCGGCGCGCTGCACGAGCGCGAGGACGAACACCCCGCCGAACCGGCGCGCGAGGAACGCGAGGAACCGGGTGCGCACGTCACCCTGGAGCGGCATGCCGACGTCGTCGCCGAGCAGGTCCAGCCAGTGCTGCTCGTGCCGCTTCTCCGCCGCGGCGAGGGCCAGCAGGATCTCCCGCTCCTCCCCCGAACGTCGGGACGCGAGGTCCCGGTAGACGGCGGCCTCCGCGCGCTCCGCGGCGAGGTACCGGCGCCAGCGGCGGATGTCGGCCGGGGTGCGAGCGGGTGCGTCCATGACCCTCATCATCGCCGCAGGTGGTCGCGCACGGGTTCCGGCCGCCCGACCTGGGCGTCTGCGGACGCCGGGACGGTCGTTTTCGGGCGTCCGTACCTGTACCGTTCACCCGACTGTCACCGGGGGAGGGCACAATGGACCTGTCGCCCGTCCAGGCGACGTTCCACCGAGGGAAGACAGACGGAATCTGCGGAATCCGAGGGACATCGGCGTGATCATTGTCAGCACCGACGGCACCGGCCCGCGCGACGGCGGCGCGATCGGCTGGGCCTGGGTGGCCCACGGCTCGGGCCGGTTCGACTCCGGTGGTGCCGCCGACGGCACCGCCCAGGTCGCCGAGCTCGTCGCGCTGCGCCAGGCGGTCGAGGCCCACCCCGGCGACGAGCCTCTGTTCGTGGAGGCGTCGTCGCAGTACGCGGTGCGGTGCGCGTCGGAGTGGCTGGACGCCTGGAAGGCGCAGGGCTGGCGGACGGCGTCCGGCGGTGAGGTCCCCCACCTCGACCTGGTGCGGGGGATCGACGACGTCGTGACCGGCCGCGGCGGTCCCGTCCGGTTCCGGTGGGCGCGCGGGCACGTCGACAGCCCCTTCACGCAGCGGGCCCAGGAGCTCGCCCGCCTCGCCGCGGAGGACTGGGCCGCCGGCCGCGGCGACCTCGACGGCACCCTGCTCGCCGACCCGATCGACAGCGCCGCCACCCCGGCCGAGCGCCAGCCCGAGCCCGTGGGGGCGCGGCACGGCCGCGACGACCACCGCGGCCCGGTCACCTCCGGCCCCGACTGGGAGCTCGGCACCCTGTTCGACTGACCGGTGCCCGACCGCGACGTCTTCGGTCCCGTTCCGCGGTGCGTCGTCGTCGGACGGGAAGCGCAGGTCGCGCAGCGACCGTGAGCGCGACGACGCACCGCGGGGACGGGCCGGCCGTCACCCCATCAGTTGGACGACCCGTTCGAGGCCGGGACCTCCTTGGCCGCCAGCCCGGAGATGAGCTGGTTGATGTCGACGCCGGTCAGCTCCTTGATGACGGCCTGTCCCTCACCGAGGACGTTCGAGACGTTCTTGGTGAGCGCGGACGCACCGTCGGTGGAGATCACGGTCATGCCCTGGATGGCCGCCATCGGCTCGGCGGCGGCGCGGACGATCTCGGGCAGGCGCTCGATGAGCTCCTGCACGAGGGCGGCCTCGCCGTACTTCTTCAGCGCCTCCGCCTTGGCGTCGGTCGCGATGGCCTCGGCGCGGCCCTCCGCCTCGGTGGCGGCGGCGCGCGCCTCACCCTCGGCGCGGATACCGGCGGCGAGCGCCACCTGGCGGTCACGCTCGGCCTCACCGGCACGACGGACGGCCTCGGCGGCCGCCTCGGCGTCCTGGAGGGCGGCACGCTTGTTCGCCTCGGCGATGGTGGTGCGCTTGAACGCGTCGGCCTCGGTCGCGGCGTTCTGCGAGTCGCGGCGGGCGTTGGCGTCCTGGACCTCGGCGTACGCCTTGGCCTCGGCCGGCTTGCGCACCTCGATGTCGAGGCGCTCCTGCTCCACGCGGGCCTTCTCGGACAGCGCCTCACGCTCCTGCTGCGCGACCAGGCGGTCCTGCTCGGCACGCGCGAGCTGGCCGGCGGCCTCGGCCTCGGCCTGGGCGCGGTCGGTCTCGGCCTTGATGGACGACTTGCGCAGGTCGAGCGCCTTCTGCCGCTCGGCGATCTGCTCGGCGGCCTCGATGACGGCGAACTCCGACGCCCGGCGTGCCTCGGCCTCGGAGACCTCGGCGACCTGGCGGGCGCGGGCGGACTCGGCACGGCCCAGGTTCGCGAGGTAGTCGGAGCCGGGCGTGGAGATGTCGGAGATGTTGAGGATGTCGACCTGGAGGCCCTGCTCGGCGAGGTCGATCTTCGTCGACTCGACGACGCGGTCGGACAGCCCCTTGCGGTCGGAGATGATCTCCTCGATCGTCATGTCGCCGACGATGGAGCGCAGCGAGCCCTCGAGGGACTCGGCGATGATCTCCGTGAGGAGCTCCTGCTGGGAGAGGAACCGCTGGGCGGCACGGCGCACGCCCTCCTCGTCACCGCGAACCTTGAAGTTGATCGACGCCTTGATGGCGATCTTGATGCGCTTGGAGTCGACGCCCTCGACGGTGATGCCGATCTGGCGCTGCTCCAGGGAGATCGCGAAGCCCTGCTGGAGGATCGGCCAGACGAACGTGCGGCCGCCGATGACGACCTTCTGGCCCTGGACGTCCTTGCGGCCGGCACCGCGACCGACGATGACGAGCGCCTGGTTCGGGGGGACGCGGCGGATGCGCTGTGCGACGAAGACGCCGATCGCCAGGAAGGCGACGACGACGGCGGCCACCGCGATGGTGGTCACGAAGGATGAGTCGTTCATGGTGTGCGCGCCGGGGGCGCGGTTCCTCTCTGGTGGGTTGTTCAGGCTTCGGGGCGGTACGGGCCGACCCGCACGCTGTTCGGCTGGTGCTCGAGGACGACGACGCGGGTCCCCGCGGCGATGGGTTCGAGCGACCACGCGAGGCGGCGCTCGAGCTCGCTGGCGGCGTCGAGCGACACCTCGCCGGAGGACTGCGTGATGTCGGTGGTGGCGGTCCCCTGGACGCCGACGAGGTCGACGGCGACGCCGTCCTCGGAGGCGGCGAGGCGTCGGATCATCACCTGGGCGACGACGACGGCGAGGAGCCCGACGACGGCCGACGCGACGTAGGCGACCCAGGTGGGGAGGTCGTTGACGGTGACGATCGTGCCGACGGCACCGAAGACGACGGCGCCGACGCCGAGCGACGTGCCGGAGAGGGCGCCGTCGCCGAGGTCGACGAGGTCACCCACCACCAGGGAGGCCAGCAGCAGGACGAGTCCGAGGGCGCCGATGATGGCGAAGACGAGCACGGGTACTCCGGGTGCGTAGATGTGTCGGGATTGTGAAGGATGCCACAGATATGCCTCCGGATGTCACCCCCTCCGCCGTGCGGGACGATCGAGCCATGAGCGTTCTCGACGACGGCGGGCCACATCTGGTGCTCCTGCGGCACGGTGACACGGAGTGGGCCCTGGCCGGACGGCACACCGGACGCACCGACGTCCCGCTCCTGCCCGCCGGCGAGGAGCAGGCGCGAGCCGCGGGCCGCCGCCTGGCCGGGCTGGCACCCGCCGCGGTGTTCTGCTCGCCCCTGACCCGGGCCCGCCGGACGGCGGAGCTCGCCGGGTTCGGCGCCGGGACGGTCGACGACGCGCTGGCCGAGTGGGACTACGGGCCGGTCGAGGGCCGGACGTCGGCCGAGGTCGCCGCGGCGACCGGCCGTCCCTACGAGATCTTCCGCGACGGCGTCCACGTGCTGCCCGCCACCGCCGACGGGTCGCCCGGCGAGACCCTGGCCGACGTCCGCGCGCGCACCGACGCGTTCCTGGACCGGGTGCGACCGGTGCTGGACGCCGGCGGCGGGCCGGTGCTCGTCGTCGCGCACGGCCACCTGCTGCGCATCCTGGCGACGGCCTGGCTCGGCGTCGAGGCGACGTTCGGCGCCCGGCTGGAGCTCGGCTGCGCCGCGATCAGCGTGCTCGGCACCTCGCACGACCTCCCGACCGTCGAGCTGTGGAACCTCGCCGACCACTGACCGGTCGCGAGGTAGTACCGGAGGTCGTGAGGTAGTGCCCCAGGGGTACTACCTCACGACCTCCGGTACTACCTCGCGGGTCGAGACGCGCCCGCGGGTGGTGCAAGGATGGCGGCCATGGCGTTGAGCGAACGGAACCTCACCGACGGCGAGCAGGTCGTCATGGAGCTGCGGGAGCACCCGAAGGCCCTGGTCTGGCCGATCGTCCTGCTGATCGTGGTGCTCGTCGGGGCCGTCGCCGCGGGTGCGCTGGTCCCCGAGGGGCCCGGTCGGTGGGCCGCCTGGGCGGTGCTCGCCGTCGTCGCCGTCGTCTGGGTGCTCGTGCCGTGGCTGCGGTGGCGCTCGACGTCGTTCACCGTGACGAACCAGCGCATCGCGATGCGCTCCGGCATCACCACGCGCGTCGGCCGCGACATCCCGCTCTACCGCATCAACGACATCTCGATGGAGAAGGACCTGGTCGACCGGATGTTCGGCTGCGGCACCCTCGTCGTCTCCGACGCCACCGAGAAGGCCGGCATGCGCCTGCCCGACGTCCCCGACGTCGAGGACGTCCACCGCCGCCTCCAGGAGCTCCTGTTCCGGGCCGACGACGGCTCCGACGACGGCGAGTGGCCCCCGACCGAGCCCCGTCGTCGGCGCTGACTCACCGAACTCTGCGCTGACTCGCGGGCCGGACCGGGCGCGAGTCAGCGTGAAATGCGTTCAATCAGCGCGGATCGGCGCGAGTCAGCGCAGGTTCCGGTGAGTCAGCGCAGACCGAGGGCTGCGGCGAGGGCGACGGCGCCCGGCGTGCGCTCGGCGGTGGGGACCGCGGCGAGCGCCTCGACCTGCTCGACCATCCACGGGCTGAAGGCCCACGGGGTGGCCTCGACGGCGGTGCGGAACGCGACGGGGTCGCTCCAGGCGTGCTCGGCGACCTCGTCGGGGTTGGGGTCGAGGTCACCGACGACGCGCGCGACGAAGACCGGGCAGATCTCGTTCTCGACGACGCCGGACGCGTCGACGGCGCGGTAGCGGAAGTCGGGCAGCGCCACCTGGACGTCGGTCACCTCGGCGCCGAGCTCGTGGACGACGTGCCGCTGGAGGGAGTCCTCGGGTGCCTCGGTCCAGCGCTGGTGCCCGCAGAACGAGTTGGTCCACACGCCCGGCCAGGTGCGCTTGACCAGGGCGCGACGGGTGACGAGCAGCCGACCGGCGTCGTCGAACAGGTAGCAGGAGAACGCGAGGTGCAGCGGCGTCTCGGTGGTGTGCACCTCCGCGCGCGGGATCGTTCCGGTGCGGTTCCCGGCGTCGTCGCAGGTGACGACGTGGTCCTCGGTCACGGGGGTGTGGGTGCTCATCACCTCATCGTGTCACGGCTGCCGGCGTGCCCGACGTCACGGTTTCTCCCGCATCAGGAGCTCACGCCGCAGGAGTCGCAGCACCCCGCCGACCCGTGCCACGGAACCTCACGCGTCAACCGTCGATGCCGGAGGAACCGCCGCGCCGGGCAGCTCGGCCGACGACGGCCCGTCAGCGGGCGAGCGCCTTGGCGACGCGGGAGCCCATGTCGTCGCTGAGCCGGAGCTCCCCGGCGTCGGCGGCGGCGCGCAGCGCGGCGGCGAGCCGGGCGGTCTCGGCGAAGGCGGGGCGGCCGCCGTTCCACGCGGTGAACCACCCGGCGACGGTGACTCCGTGAGAGGGGCGGTGCACCACCTCGACGGCGTCCCCGGCGGTCAGCTCACCGGTCTCGACGACGCGCAGGTACGCCCCGGTGCGGCCCACCTCGGTGAAGCGTCGCACCCAGCGCGGCGGGGAGCCGAGGCGGCGGGCGAAGGTGGCGCAGGGGGTGCGCGGCTGGGTGACCTCCAGGACGGCGGTGCCGATGCGCCACCGCTCCCCGATGGCGGCCCCGGACACGTCGAGACCGCGGGTGCGCAGGTTCTCGCCGAACAGGCCGGGGGTGACCTCGCGGTTGAGCTCGGGCTCGAAGAACGCGGCGTCCTCGGCGGCGTAGGCGTAGACGGCCTGGTCCTCGCCGCCGTGGTTCGCGCGGTCGGCCTGGACGTCGGCGTAGAGGCCGAGCCGCCCGGCCTTGACCGGCCCCTCGACGGGTCGCTTGTCGATGGCGGTCACGCCCACCGTCCCGGCGTCGGGCAGGAGCTGGTGGACACGACAGACCGCGAGGACCTCACTCATGGGCGTCATGCTGGCACACCGGCGGCGGCCGTCACGCCTCGTCGACGGCGGCCGTCACCCCCCGGCGACGACGGACGGCCTGCAGCGCGGCGTAGGCGACGAGGATCACGACCACCACGCCGGCGGTGGCGGCGAGCTGGGCGCGGGCGGCGGCGTCGGACAGCATGAGGACCACGAGCGCTGCGAGCGCCACGAGCACGGCCCAGGTGAGCCATGGGTAGCCCCAGGCGCGCAGCGGCATCGCTGCGCCGGACTCGCGGGCGGCGGCCTCGAGGCGGGGGCGCAGGCGGAGCTGGGAGACGGCGACGAGCACCCACACGACGAGCAGCACGGCGCCGACGGCGTTGAGCAGGATGGCCAGGAGCGTCTCCGGCAGCAGCCAGTTGAGGCCGACGGCGACGACGCCGAACGCGACGGACACCCACACGG contains:
- a CDS encoding PH domain-containing protein — encoded protein: MALSERNLTDGEQVVMELREHPKALVWPIVLLIVVLVGAVAAGALVPEGPGRWAAWAVLAVVAVVWVLVPWLRWRSTSFTVTNQRIAMRSGITTRVGRDIPLYRINDISMEKDLVDRMFGCGTLVVSDATEKAGMRLPDVPDVEDVHRRLQELLFRADDGSDDGEWPPTEPRRRR
- a CDS encoding flotillin family protein, yielding MNDSSFVTTIAVAAVVVAFLAIGVFVAQRIRRVPPNQALVIVGRGAGRKDVQGQKVVIGGRTFVWPILQQGFAISLEQRQIGITVEGVDSKRIKIAIKASINFKVRGDEEGVRRAAQRFLSQQELLTEIIAESLEGSLRSIVGDMTIEEIISDRKGLSDRVVESTKIDLAEQGLQVDILNISDISTPGSDYLANLGRAESARARQVAEVSEAEARRASEFAVIEAAEQIAERQKALDLRKSSIKAETDRAQAEAEAAGQLARAEQDRLVAQQEREALSEKARVEQERLDIEVRKPAEAKAYAEVQDANARRDSQNAATEADAFKRTTIAEANKRAALQDAEAAAEAVRRAGEAERDRQVALAAGIRAEGEARAAATEAEGRAEAIATDAKAEALKKYGEAALVQELIERLPEIVRAAAEPMAAIQGMTVISTDGASALTKNVSNVLGEGQAVIKELTGVDINQLISGLAAKEVPASNGSSN
- a CDS encoding histidine phosphatase family protein encodes the protein MSVLDDGGPHLVLLRHGDTEWALAGRHTGRTDVPLLPAGEEQARAAGRRLAGLAPAAVFCSPLTRARRTAELAGFGAGTVDDALAEWDYGPVEGRTSAEVAAATGRPYEIFRDGVHVLPATADGSPGETLADVRARTDAFLDRVRPVLDAGGGPVLVVAHGHLLRILATAWLGVEATFGARLELGCAAISVLGTSHDLPTVELWNLADH
- a CDS encoding RNase H family protein, which codes for MIIVSTDGTGPRDGGAIGWAWVAHGSGRFDSGGAADGTAQVAELVALRQAVEAHPGDEPLFVEASSQYAVRCASEWLDAWKAQGWRTASGGEVPHLDLVRGIDDVVTGRGGPVRFRWARGHVDSPFTQRAQELARLAAEDWAAGRGDLDGTLLADPIDSAATPAERQPEPVGARHGRDDHRGPVTSGPDWELGTLFD
- the pgm gene encoding phosphoglucomutase (alpha-D-glucose-1,6-bisphosphate-dependent); translation: MHPRAGQVALPEDLIDVDQVVGAYYDRTPDVDDPAQQVVFGTSGHRGSSLDSAFNEAHIAAITQAIVEYRAAQGTDGPLFIGRDTHALSLPAWQTALEVLAAAGVTVMVDARDSFTPTPAVSQSILIHNGAATDEGVRTSGPGLADGIVVTPSHNPPRDGGFKYNPPHGGPAGSEATGWIADRANEILRGGGLASVRRVSLEDALAAGTTHRHDFLSTYVDDLSNVLDLEAIRGAGVRIGADPLGGASVEYWGAIGERYGLDLTVVNPQVDPRWAFMTLDWDGKIRMDCSSPSAMASLVHQMRPEGGGDAPFDVATGNDADSDRHGIVTPDAGLMNPNHYLAVAIRYLYGGARPDWPAGAAIGKTLVSSALIDRVAGDLGRTLTEVPVGFKWFVPGLLTGEVGFGGEESAGASFLRKDGRVWSTDKDGILLALLASEIIATTGRTPSEHHADLVDRYGQSWYARMDAAASREQKARLAALSPEQVTSTTLAGAEITAKLTEAPGNGASIGGLKVTTENSWFAARPSGTEDVYKIYAESFVSAEHLEQVQAEAEQVVGDALA
- a CDS encoding MOSC domain-containing protein — its product is MSEVLAVCRVHQLLPDAGTVGVTAIDKRPVEGPVKAGRLGLYADVQADRANHGGEDQAVYAYAAEDAAFFEPELNREVTPGLFGENLRTRGLDVSGAAIGERWRIGTAVLEVTQPRTPCATFARRLGSPPRWVRRFTEVGRTGAYLRVVETGELTAGDAVEVVHRPSHGVTVAGWFTAWNGGRPAFAETARLAAALRAAADAGELRLSDDMGSRVAKALAR
- a CDS encoding NfeD family protein, translating into MLVFAIIGALGLVLLLASLVVGDLVDLGDGALSGTSLGVGAVVFGAVGTIVTVNDLPTWVAYVASAVVGLLAVVVAQVMIRRLAASEDGVAVDLVGVQGTATTDITQSSGEVSLDAASELERRLAWSLEPIAAGTRVVVLEHQPNSVRVGPYRPEA
- a CDS encoding VIT1/CCC1 transporter family protein, with translation MDAPARTPADIRRWRRYLAAERAEAAVYRDLASRRSGEEREILLALAAAEKRHEQHWLDLLGDDVGMPLQGDVRTRFLAFLARRFGGVFVLALVQRAEARSVYGREEHATARMAADEQIHEEVVRSLATRGRNRLSGTFRAAVFGANDGLVSNLALVLGVGASGVATGTVLVTGVAGLLAGALSMGAGEFISVRSQRELLEASNPDPETARALPDLDVDANELALVYRARGMDAGDAQQRADLVLSRLAATGVTEGIDADAEAAAGDDLETHGTAWGAAISSFCFFASGAIVPVLPYLLGLEGMTAVVVASVLVGVCLAVTGAVTGLLSGTSPVSRALRQLVIGFGAAAVTYGLGLAFGTTVA
- the idi gene encoding isopentenyl-diphosphate Delta-isomerase, encoding MSTHTPVTEDHVVTCDDAGNRTGTIPRAEVHTTETPLHLAFSCYLFDDAGRLLVTRRALVKRTWPGVWTNSFCGHQRWTEAPEDSLQRHVVHELGAEVTDVQVALPDFRYRAVDASGVVENEICPVFVARVVGDLDPNPDEVAEHAWSDPVAFRTAVEATPWAFSPWMVEQVEALAAVPTAERTPGAVALAAALGLR
- a CDS encoding GNAT family N-acetyltransferase, which gives rise to MTDPRPAVTVRDDPDRRVFLALLDDGTEAGGAYYRRRDGVVTFTHTEVSPEFEGQGVGSALAAGALATVRAAGERVVPLCPFIKAYIARHPEQQDLLVDRP
- a CDS encoding GNAT family N-acetyltransferase, whose product is MTTTVDIDVRHDADHQRYEASVVVDGEARVVGVLRYECTDQVVTIPSTVVVPEFRGHGVAAALVAHVLDDARSADLRVRPDCWYVARWFDRHPESQDVLWSEDDHQGTMA